In one window of Paucibacter aquatile DNA:
- the lspA gene encoding signal peptidase II, translating to MASSNKKSGASGGNKLGLWLGIALVIILLDQFTKVLILGNFQLGDSRYVTSFFNVVRVHNTGAAFSFLANAAGWQRWFFVGLGAVATVFILVMLKRHGQQTLFATALSLILGGAIGNVIDRLLHGYVVDFIQVHWSGRAFPSFNVADSAITVGAVLLIWDEVRRVRKG from the coding sequence ATGGCGAGCAGCAACAAGAAGAGCGGCGCGAGCGGCGGCAACAAGCTGGGCCTGTGGCTGGGCATCGCCCTGGTCATCATCCTGCTGGACCAGTTCACCAAGGTGCTGATCCTGGGCAATTTCCAGCTCGGCGACAGCCGCTATGTGACCAGCTTTTTCAACGTCGTGCGGGTCCACAACACCGGCGCCGCCTTCAGCTTCCTGGCCAATGCGGCGGGCTGGCAGCGCTGGTTCTTCGTCGGCCTGGGTGCCGTGGCGACGGTCTTCATTCTGGTCATGCTCAAGCGCCACGGCCAGCAAACCCTGTTTGCCACCGCGCTGAGCCTGATCCTGGGCGGCGCCATCGGCAATGTCATCGACCGCCTGCTGCACGGCTATGTGGTCGATTTCATTCAGGTGCACTGGAGCGGCCGGGCCTTCCCGTCCTTCAATGTCGCCGACAGCGCCATCACCGTGGGCGCGGTGCTGCTGATCTGGGACGAGGTTCGGCGAGTTCGCAAGGGCTGA